GATGCTGTAGACCGACTGGTATTACTAGATAGTGCTGGATTTGCCAAGGCTCCTCCGTCTGGGCGTTGGCTGTTGCCGATTACCTACGCAGGAACCGAAGTGTTGCGTAACGCCTGGGTGCGCGGTCGCATTAGCAAATCGGCATACCATGATTCCACATGGGCGTCCGCCGATGCCGCTTGCTGTGCGGCTTTGCATCTGAGTTGCCCAGGGTGGCGGCGTGCTCTCGTGTCCTTTGCTCAAAGTGGTGGCTACAATTTTTTAGCGTCTCGTATTGCGGAACTCAGCATGAAAACCTTAATCCTGTGGGGGCGATCGGATCAAATTTTGGGCACGGAGGATGCCTATAAGTTTGAAGACGCTCTGCGTGCGATAGATGCCGACGGAATACCGCAAGGAACTTTAATTTGGCTGGATCAATGCGGACACGTCCCTCATTTGGAGAAACCGCGGCAGACGGCAGGCTTAATCCGCACATTTCTTGAACGGACTGCCTAAACTTTTTGCAATTTCTTTGACGCAAAGTTAAAAGTCTGCCCTCAATATCTGCTATTATAATTCTCCGAGCACCTGGAGAGGTGGCTGAGTGGTTGAAAGCGGCAGATTGCTAATCTGTTGTAGGAACAGTAATGCCCTACCGAGGGTTCGAATCCCTCCCTCTCCGTTCAAAATTCAGGCATTTGGATTCAGTTGTCTGACCCTGATTGAGTCAGGTCGGACCAATGCCGGAGAA
The genomic region above belongs to Synechococcales cyanobacterium T60_A2020_003 and contains:
- a CDS encoding alpha/beta fold hydrolase, with amino-acid sequence MFPTFLPPTVVQLTEETSRQIAIALQQKAIATPLCPEAIQTTYVQQGTGSLPVLLLHGFDSSVFEFRRLLPELALSFETWAVDLLGFGFTERPAQINFSPATLKTHLYSVWKTLIGRPMVLVGASMGGAAAIDFALTYPDAVDRLVLLDSAGFAKAPPSGRWLLPITYAGTEVLRNAWVRGRISKSAYHDSTWASADAACCAALHLSCPGWRRALVSFAQSGGYNFLASRIAELSMKTLILWGRSDQILGTEDAYKFEDALRAIDADGIPQGTLIWLDQCGHVPHLEKPRQTAGLIRTFLERTA